From Quercus robur chromosome 8, dhQueRobu3.1, whole genome shotgun sequence:
TATGCCTTCCAATCCTTATGAAAGAAGTTTGCATGaaattgatgacataattaaATTCGTTTGGATACTACATCTACATGTATTGACATGCATACCATCACTGTGTATTATATATCTTGAAAAGTCATATTGGAATGAATTATTGGATAATTCTCAAAGTTTGAAGGGGATTGTATTTTCTCTGCAGTCCTTGATATTCTTCCAAACCATCCACTTTGCTTTGTGCTTCGTATTGAATACCATCATATTCCTTGGGGACAACCAAATGAATTAGCTAGATAGTTGATATCACCTGATGTAGATTATATCTAAGAATCAATGCATGCTAAAGAATGCAGTCACACCTTTGGAATGATACCTTGTCTGCCCATTTTACAAGTTTGTGGAGCACAGGTTTAGGTACCCCACTTTTTTTTCCTGTCAAACCATTGGGATAAGAATAAGATGGTCCCTGCTAACAGTTGCTGGTTCTGATATATAATTACTTTCTGCTCTCTCCCCTTTTTGTTGCGTATATAATGCTTCTTCTTGTTTGACCATAATTAAGAAGTTTTGTGCCTTTCACTCAACAGGAAGCGTCTATTTAGCCTGATAAATGATCTGCCCACAGTCTTCGAAGTTGTAACTGGAAGGAAGCCTACAAAAGACAAGCCTAGTGTGGATGGTGGAAGCAAATCTAGGAATAACACAAAGGTGAaataataggttttttttttttttttttcagcggaaataattttctctttcatatttttgttaaataaacttattctttcctttttaatatGTTCTTAACTGATTTTAGGTTTGTaacccaccttttctttgtaGAGATCAATTGATGGGCAGATGAGAAGCAATGCTAAGTTACTTGATGAAAGTTATGTTGGAGAGGATGAAGATGAGCACAGTGAAACTCTTTGTGGGAGCTGTGGTGGAAATTACAGTGCTGATGAGTTTTGGATTGGTTGTGATATCTGCGAGAGGTGGTACCATGGGAAGTGTGTGAAGATAACTCCAGCCAAGGCAGAAACCATCAAGCAGTACAAATGCCCTACTTGCAGCACCAAGAAAGGCAGGCCTTAGTATCTGATGTAAATCTTTTGGAGGGGTTTACCTCATTGTTTTAGTCACTGATATTGTTGTAATGCAGTGCTGGTATATGTCGTAGGCTTTTGGGTAGCATAATACTTATCCTTAACAGGTACTCTTGGTTGAAGTTTGAATTGTCCACTTCTACAATGCATATTCCTTTTATGTATTTCTTTGTCTAATATAGATGTCGTTTTATGataatttaatcttgaaatgCTCGTTGCTGAATGTTTGCAGTGACTTAATCTACGATGCCTTATTATGATAGTTTAgtcatttatatttttgagtATGTAGATAATCTGGAGTGGCGTACGATAATTGGTGATGACTGATGAGTAGAGAGCTTGAGACTCCTTGATccgggtatatatatatatatatatatagtatcaaTAACAAATGCAGGCTTACATGTATGACAATACTTAAAATGCAACAATTGGCGTGCTTTGTGGTGCATGGCATTAGATAGTACTATGTACAAAGCACGTTGGGGGAGTGAAAAATTTTGCTTGCATGAAATAGTACCTCTATATTGTACCATCCCTTACCATAGGGCATAGACAACTCATTTTGTACCCATAGTTTAAGTAACAATTTGCGAAACATGAATTATTCAACTGCAAATGGGATTTATATCAATCAAGAGACTCATAAAAAAGTGTGATGTAGTGTAAGTAGTGTGGCGTTGTCTTTGTTTGACAATGTTTTTTTTGCTTATGACACAGCATACGCTGTTATTTTCGCTATTCTTGCATTATCACTGGAAATTCAATTCTGCCATATGTAGCTAAGTTGGTCTAAAATAGAATTTGCTTTGTTACTTTACTAATCTTTCTTGGTTTAGTGTGTGAATGTTGatgtttagagagagaaagcccTAAGAAAGATATTTACCCAAATGCTTTGAGGCAACCGTTATGAAATTGGACCACAATTGTGAACAGGTGCTCTATCTAATCCACAGGTAGAGTCTCAAATCACATAAAGCCTAGATTGCTCTTGGTGATAAGTGTATTGCTCTTGGTGATGTTTTCATGAAATTTTGGTAATCTATAATTTTCTGCTGTTTTAAGTCAACTATGAGTTTCTAAGATGGTTTATGCAATATTGGTCAATTAATTTGAGAAATAAGACTTGTTTTATGAATTATAAACTCACTAGTCGCAAACTTACACGAtgcatagaaaatataatataattattttataagaatataatgtaaaaatgtgttatttaaaagtattttatattttcataagtTTTATATAATAGACCgcaatggaccaaagtggaccataTGGACCAAAGTGATCTGAATGACAGAACTGGGCCGAATGGACAAAAATAGACCGAAATAGACCGGattggaccaaaatgaaaagaaatagaCGGAATGGACAAAATTGGATTGAATAGTCCAAATAGGACCGAATTGGACAGAAGTTGACTGAAATAAaccgaagtggaccaaaatggactgaaATGGACAGAAATGAACGGAatagaccaaaatggaccaaactAGACCCAAGTGGACCGAAAGGGACACAAGTAGATCGAGGaccgaatggaccaaattggagaGGATGAAGATGAGCACAGTGAAACTCTTTGTGGGAGCTGTGGTGGAAATTACAGTGCTGATGAGTTTTGGATTGGTTGTGACATCTGCGAGAGGTGGTACCATGGGAAGTGTGTGAAGATAACACCAGCCAACGCAGAAACCATCAAGCAGTACAAATGCCCTACTTGCAGCACCAAGAAAGGCAGGCCTTAGTATCTGACGTAAATCTTTTGGAGGGGTTTACCTCATTGTTTTGGTCACTGATATTGTTGTAATGCAGTGCTGGTATATGTCGTAGGCTTTTGGGTAGCATAATACTTATCCTTAACAGGTACTCTTGGTTGAAGTTTGAATTATCCACTTTTACAATGCATATTCCTTTATGTATTTTTGTCTAATATAGGtgtcattttatgataatttaatCTTGAATGCTTGTTGCCGAATGTTTGCGGTGACTTAATCTACGACGCCTTATTATGATAGTTTAGTCATGTATATTTTTGAGTATGTAGATAATATGGAGTGGCGAACGATAATTGGTGATGACTGATGAGTTGAGAGCTTGAGACTCCTTGATccgggtatatatatagtatcaaTGACAAATGCAGGCTTACATGTATGACAATACTTAAAATGCAACAATTGGCGTGCTTTGTGGTGCATGGCATTACTTAAAAGCATATCTGGAGTCAGCTGGGTGTAAAGCGAAATAGTAGTGATTTTTGGAGGAGTAATCTGCATAATTGGCTGCAAAACAATGGGAAAGGGAGCTGTAGTCCTATTCAAGGGAAGCCACCATGGAGAATCATGTTTAACTTTGCTGTGTGGAGCATTTGGAAGAGCAGgaactcttttgtttttaatagaaAGAGCCCAAATCCGAACCTGCATAGGGAGATTTATAATCAGGCTGCTGAGTTTATGTTTTGGGTAGCTTCACCTCGTAACCCAGTCCGTAAAATTAGTAAGAGAATCAGGTGGGAAAAGCCGCCGACAAGGTGGAAAAAGTTGAACACTGATGGCTCGGTTATAGGGTGTATGGAGTGGGCTGGATGTGAAGGAGTAGTTAGGGATGAGCATGGGAATTGGGTTGCCGGATTCACAAGGCATGTAGGACCAACCAACAGTAGCTTGAATATCCCTTGTCTTACTGTTGAGATAGATGCCAAAGTGATTGTGGACGTCTTTCAAAATTCTGCCTATGTAAATCATATAATATCTTCTATATTGGACAATTGCAGGCATTTGATGTCCAGATTTCAGCGAGTTCAATTGAAGCACTGCTACCGCCAGGCTAACCAATGCGCTGACCTGATGGCTAGACTAGGGGCTGAACAAGAACTAGAGTATAGGTTGTTTTCAAGTCCGCCTGTGGACTTGGCTAAAGCTTTGGAGGATGATTGTAATGGTGTTTTCTCCAACAGACTTGATGtaatgttttgattttaatgaaatcggctttttaccaaaaaaagacaTTAGATAGTACTATGTACAAAGCACGTTGGGGGAGTGAAATATTTTGCTTGCATGAAATAGTACCAAGTTGATTTGAACGTCCATATTGTACCATCTCTTACCACAGGGCATAGACAACTCATTTTGTACCCATAGTTTTGAGTAACAATTTGCGAAACATAAATTATTCAACTACAAATGGGATTTATACCAATCAAGAGACTCATAAAAAAGTGTGATGTAGTGTAAATAGTGTGGCGTTATCTTTGTTTGACAATGTCTTTTTGCTTATGACACAGCATACGCTGTTATTGTCGCTATTCATGCATAAATCACTGGAAATTCAATTCCCCCATATGGAGCTCAGTTGGTCTAAAGTAGAATTTGCTTTGTTATTTTACTAATCTTTCTTGGTTTAGTGTGTGAATGGTGatgtttagagagagaaagcccTAAGAAAGAAATTTACCCAAATGCTTTGAGGCAACCGTTCTGAAATTGGACCACAAATGTGAACGGTGCTCTATCTAATCTATAGAGTAGAGACTCAAATCACGTAAAGCCTAGATTGCTCTTGGTGATAAGtgtattgtttcttttctgTTAAGTTTTCATGAAATTTTAGTAATCTATAATTTTCTTCTGTCTTAAGTCAACTATGAGTTTCTAAGATGGTTTATGCAATATTGATCCATTAATTTGAGAAATAAAAGACTTGTTTTATGAATTATAAACTCACTAGTCGCAAACTTACtgcatagaaaatataatatgattattttataagaatataatgtaaatatgtgttatttaaaagtattttctatttttcataagtTTCATATAATGGATTGAAATGGGTCAAAGTGGACTGcaatggaccaaaatggaccgaaatggaccgaaatggaccaaagtgatATGAATGACAGAACTGGACCGAATGGACAAAACTGGATTTAATGGACTAAACAGGACCGAATTGGACAGAAGTTGACTGAAATAAACCtaagtggaccaaaatggaccgaaatgGACAGAATTGGAAGAAatagaccaaaatggaccgaattggacaTAAGTGGACCGAAATGGACACAAGTGAACTGAATGAACAAAAATAGACCGAATAGACCCAACTGGACCTAAATGGACCGAAACagaccaaagtggacagaaGTAGACATAGGACCgagtggaccaaattggaccaaaatagacaaaattggaccaaaatggaTGGAAGTGGACCGAAATTTTACGCTGTTGCGGCTCAAAAGaagtgtaataataataaatgctacatttcaacttttagatataataTATACTGTAGTGGTGCAAACATTTGTTGTTCTTTTTTGATGAGGTGACATTCTTTTCAAAATAGCCTATGTATTACTCTAGAACATCATTAGGCTTAAAGAACAACTAATGTTGTGTTTTTCTTAAGCAGTTTATCCTTGTATTATTAACTCTTCAATTGTACTTCCCTCTACAGTTTGTTTTACATATGTTTGAGtatgtttattgttttcaaatgtGCATATACGCTAtgattttcttcttatttttattaggcTTTTGATTGAAAATGATTTAGTGACAATATTGAAGGTCGATTGAGCAGGAGTTGGTGCCTTATAGCTTCCCATTTTGATATCCTAACTCAATTCTTGGTTGGAATTTTACCTATGGAGTCAAAAATCAGTTCTTGGACAGTAAGATGAAGTGACCATTCCAATTTCTCTACTCTAACCCACGAGACTCATAAGGTATTCTCTCATACCCATGTTAAGGGTAAATCTACATGTATACCCAATTACCCAAATCATCACTCGCGTGTCCTTGAGCAAACAGACAGTGCGCTCACACTTCACTCactttacaaaaaagaaaaaggaagactggCTTTTACCCATGTTTTTTCCCCCCTGTTCAGTGGAGACCTTTccacttaaaaaacatcattatcCCTTGTTTGTGCATGCTCTTTTACggtctattttcttttctgccctgttgaattcccttttctcctcTAATGTCGTAGTAGCTTGCTCCTCATTTTCGTTACTTTTCCCCGCTTAAATAAAATACTCGTACTATATATAATGCATTCTGGGCTGGATCTAGGGTTCATGGTTTTATACTATGAAGTACGGACATGGATATGAACACGGATATAGATACGACACAATGACCcgaacaatttttaaaaaattataacataaaacgGCCAGTACAACATGGATACGATATAGATATGACATTCTAAATAAAGTGTTCTTGTTTTCTAGATTTTTATACAATGCactcataaacaaaaaaaaaacaaaaaaaccaaaaaagtttTATACAATGTGTGTATGGTGagatatacacacatatatataccgTGTACGGAaacacaaaatatgaaaaatcttTTCACGAAAATAATATCATGACAGTGATACTGCTAATAATGGTGCAATGAGGCCCAGATATTGAAAAGACACCGAGTGCATCAAAAATAGAAAGGACACTGACTTCacgtgcaatttttttttttttgataggagtTCACGTGcaattatcaattgaaaaaaaagaagaagttacgTACGTTTAGTAAATGGGCCTGGCCAGTGGCCACAAatcacgaaaaaaaaaaatatatatatatatatatatatacacatcacAGGTGACGTTTGTCAAATATCAACTACAGAAGTgctttctaaaagaaaaaaatctacaGAAGTGTCTAAGGCTGTATGTCAGATGTGTTTGAGCATTATTGTtcaaaattatatgaaaattgtGGTTTCAAAAATGTagtgaaaatatgtatttaaaatatttataatataaaaaatgtgtttggtattataattttaataatgttttttttaaaaatgaaaaaatataattgtatgtttggtatgtatatatatatattttttttttttaaaaaa
This genomic window contains:
- the LOC126697738 gene encoding PHD finger protein ALFIN-LIKE 2-like, whose product is MASISSSPRTVEEIFKDYTARRSALLRALTYDVDEFYTLCDPEKENLCLYGHPNESWEVTLPAEEVPPELPEPALGINFARDGMKRMDWLSLVAVHSDCWLLSVAFYFGARLNRNERKRLFSLINDLPTVFEVVTGRKPTKDKPSVDGGSKSRNNTKRSIDGQMRSNAKLLDESYVGEDEDEHSETLCGSCGGNYSADEFWIGCDICERWYHGKCVKITPAKAETIKQYKCPTCSTKKGRP